A segment of the Streptomyces sp. NBC_01235 genome:
ACCGGCGCCGCTCTCTGCGCGAGAGCCCCACCTCTCCTCCTTGCGGCGCCCACGCTATCGCCGTAAGTGCCTGGGCGGTACGGCCGTACGCGCGCGTGCGCGGGTGGATTTCGGGTGCTCGGCGTGACGGCGGGATCGCGTGCGGTGAGCCCGGCGTGTGCGACACGCGTTGCAGCCTGGATGTATGGGCCAAGCCCCACATCTAGTGGTTGGATTGCAGCAGCGGCCCAGAAGTTGTGGTCCCCGGTGTCTTCGGATGCTCATGGATCGCCTATGCTTGGGGCTGCTTCGAGGGGCCCGTGAGGCCCGGCGAGGCTATTGAGTCTGCTGTGAGGAGGGTTGGAGTTCATGCACTGCCCCTTCTGCAGGCACCCCGACAGCCGTGTCGTCGACAGCCGTACGACGGACGACGGCACGTCGATCCGCAGGCGCCGCCAGTGCCCTGACTGCTCCCGTCGTTTCACGACCGTGGAGACGTGCTCGCTCATGGTGGTGAAGCGGTCCGGAGTCACGGAGCCCTTCAGTCGTACCAAGGTCATCAATGGTGTGCGCAAGGCGTGCCAGGGACGGCCGGTCACCGAGGACGCTCTCGCTCAGCTCGGCCAGCGGGTCGAGGAGGCGGTGCGGGCCACCGGAAGCGCCGAGTTGACCACCCACGACGTGGGGCTGGCCATACTCGGCCCGTTGCAGGAGCTCGACCTCGTCGCCTATCTGCGGTTCGCCTCCGTCTATCGGGCGTTCGACTCGCTCGAGGACTTCGAGGCCGCCATCGCGGAACTCAGGCACCAGACGGGGCGCCCCATCGCGGACGACGACGACCGCGAGGGCGACACAGAGGCTGTCACGGGGGGCCGGGAGGACGACGGCGGGCCCGGAGGGACCGTGCAGGTCCCCGAGCCCGCCCACGCCGCCGACTGACCGGCGGGCCGAACCCGGGCCTCAGACTCCGGAAACGGCCGGGCGGCGGCGGACGAAGACCTGTTGTGGGCGGTAGCGCGTGGGTGCCCACAGCACAAGACAGAACACCGTGTCACGGGAACAACGTGGCATTTCAGGGCGTTTTGCCCGTACCAGGGAGGCGGCATGACAGAGACGGCGAGCGGTCCGGCACGAGGTTCCCGAGCCAAGGGCGCCAAGATCACCAAGGGCCTGCGTATCGAGCGCATCCACACCACCCCCGGCGTGCACCCGTACGACGAGGTGGTCTGGGAGCGCCGTGACGTCGTCATGACCAACTGGCGCGACGGCTCGGTCAATTTCGAGCAGCGTGGCGTCGAGTTCCCCGACTTCTGGTCGGTGAACGCGGTCAACATCGTCACCAGCAAGTACTTCCGCGGTGCCGTCGGCACCCCGCAGCGCGAGACCGGCCTCAAGCAGCTGGTCGACCGCATCGTGAAGACGTACCGGAAGGCCGGCGAGGACCACAAGTACTTCGCCTCGCCCGCCGACGCCGAGATCTTCGAGCACGAGCTGGCGTACGCCCTCCTGCACCAGATCTTCAGCTTCAACAGCCCCGTCTGGTTCAACGTCGGAACCCCGCAGCCCCAGCAGGTCTCCGCCTGCTTCATCCTGGCCGTCGACGACTCCATGGAGTCGATCCTCGACTGGTACAAGGAAGAGGGCATGATCTTCAAGGGCGGCTCCGGCGCCGGCCTGAACCTCTCCCGCATCCGCTCCTCCAAGGAGCTCCTCTCCTCCGGCGGCAACGCCTCCGGCCCGGTCTCCTTCATGCGTGGCGCCGACGCCTCCGCCGGCACCATCAAGTCCGGTGGCGCCACGCGTCGCGCGGCCAAGATGGTCGTGCTCGACGTGGACCACCCCGACGTCGAGGACTTCATCGCCACCAAGGTGAAGGAAGAGGAGAAGATCCGCGCTCTGCGTGACGCGGGCTTCGACATGGACCTGGGCGGCGACGACATCACGTCCGTCCAGTACCAGAACGCCAACAACAGCGTCCGCGTGAACGACGAGTTCATGACGGCCGTCGAGAACGGCACCGAGTTCGGCCTCCGTGCCCGTATGACCGGCGAGATCATCGAGAAGGTCGACGCCAAGGCGCTGTTCCGCAAGCTCGCCGAGGCCGCGTGGGCCTGTGCCGACCCGGGCATCCAGTACGACGGTGTGATCAACAACTGGCACACCTGCCCCGAGTCCGGCCGGATCACCGCGTCGAACCCGTGCAGCGAGTACATGCACCTGGACAACACGTCCTGCAACCTCGCCTCGTTGAACCTGATGAAGTTCCTCAAGGACGACAGCAAGGGCAACCAGTCCTTCGAGGCCGACCGCTTCCAGAAGGTCGTCGAGCTCGTCATCACCGCGATGGACATCTCCATCTGCTTCGCGGACTTCCCCACCCAGAAGATCGGCGAGAACACGCGCGCGTTCCGCCAGCTCGGCATCGGCTATGCCAACCTCGGCGCCCTGCTGATGGCCACCGGTCACGCCTACGACTCCGACGGCGGACGCTCCCTGGCCGGTGCCATCACCTCCCTGATGACCGGCACGGCCTACCGCCGCTCCGCCGAGCTCGCCGCGGTCGTCGGCCCGTACGACGGCTACGCCCGCAACGCCGACGCCCACAACCGCGTCATGAAGCAGCACTCCGACGCCAACGGCACGGCCGTGCGCATGGACGACCTGGACACCCCGGTCTGGGCCGCCGCGACGGAGGCCTGGCAGGACGTGCTGCGTCTCGGTGAGAAGAACGGTTTCCGTAACTCCCAGGCGTCCGTGCTCGCCCCGACCGGCACCATCGGTCTGGCGATGTCCTGCGACACCACCGGCGTCGAGCCCGACCTCGCCCTGGTCAAGTTCAAGAAGCTGGTCGGCGGCGGCTCGATGCAGATCGTCAACGGCACCGTCCCGCAGGCCCTGCGCCGCCTGGGCTACCAGGAGGAGCAGATCGAGGCGGTCGTCGCCCACATCGCCGACAACGGCAACGTGATCGACGCCCCCAGCCTCAAGCCCGAGCACTACGAGGTGTTCGACTGCGCCATGGGCGAGCGCGCCATCTCGCCGATGGGCCACGTCCGCATGATGGCCGCGATCCAGCCCTGGATCTCCGGCGCCATCTCCAAGACGGTCAACATGCCGGAGACGGCGACCGTCGAGGAGGTCGAGGAGATCTACTTCGAGGCCTGGAAGCTCGGCGTCAAGGCGCTCGCGATCTACCGCGACAACTGCAAGGTCGGCCAGCCCCTCTCCGCGAAGACCAAGGAGAAGGAGAAGACCGAGATCACCGCGAAGGCCGAGGACACGATCCGCACCGCGGTCGAGAAGGTCATCGA
Coding sequences within it:
- the nrdR gene encoding transcriptional regulator NrdR gives rise to the protein MHCPFCRHPDSRVVDSRTTDDGTSIRRRRQCPDCSRRFTTVETCSLMVVKRSGVTEPFSRTKVINGVRKACQGRPVTEDALAQLGQRVEEAVRATGSAELTTHDVGLAILGPLQELDLVAYLRFASVYRAFDSLEDFEAAIAELRHQTGRPIADDDDREGDTEAVTGGREDDGGPGGTVQVPEPAHAAD
- a CDS encoding vitamin B12-dependent ribonucleotide reductase, which encodes MTETASGPARGSRAKGAKITKGLRIERIHTTPGVHPYDEVVWERRDVVMTNWRDGSVNFEQRGVEFPDFWSVNAVNIVTSKYFRGAVGTPQRETGLKQLVDRIVKTYRKAGEDHKYFASPADAEIFEHELAYALLHQIFSFNSPVWFNVGTPQPQQVSACFILAVDDSMESILDWYKEEGMIFKGGSGAGLNLSRIRSSKELLSSGGNASGPVSFMRGADASAGTIKSGGATRRAAKMVVLDVDHPDVEDFIATKVKEEEKIRALRDAGFDMDLGGDDITSVQYQNANNSVRVNDEFMTAVENGTEFGLRARMTGEIIEKVDAKALFRKLAEAAWACADPGIQYDGVINNWHTCPESGRITASNPCSEYMHLDNTSCNLASLNLMKFLKDDSKGNQSFEADRFQKVVELVITAMDISICFADFPTQKIGENTRAFRQLGIGYANLGALLMATGHAYDSDGGRSLAGAITSLMTGTAYRRSAELAAVVGPYDGYARNADAHNRVMKQHSDANGTAVRMDDLDTPVWAAATEAWQDVLRLGEKNGFRNSQASVLAPTGTIGLAMSCDTTGVEPDLALVKFKKLVGGGSMQIVNGTVPQALRRLGYQEEQIEAVVAHIADNGNVIDAPSLKPEHYEVFDCAMGERAISPMGHVRMMAAIQPWISGAISKTVNMPETATVEEVEEIYFEAWKLGVKALAIYRDNCKVGQPLSAKTKEKEKTEITAKAEDTIRTAVEKVIEYRPVRKRLPKGRPGITTSFTVGGAEGYMTANSYPDDGLGEVFLKMSKQGSTLAGMMDAFSIAVSVGLQYGVPLETYVSKFTNMRFEPAGMTDDPDVRMAQSIVDYIFRRLALDFLPFETRSALGIHSAEERQRHLETGSYEPTLEEEEVDVEGLAQSAPRPTDLKAVATPKVDVEAAKPAPQQAHTSAELVEMQLGIQADAPLCFSCGTRMQRAGSCYICEGCGSTSGCS